One part of the Cyanobacteria bacterium GSL.Bin1 genome encodes these proteins:
- the ruvX gene encoding Holliday junction resolvase RuvX, with the protein MLILGFDPGRDKCGLALVNETGTVMRQEVVRSDQALLTIEQWYAHDPIQKIVLGNQTTSKEWQATLQAKFPLLPILRVDERNSTLEARDRYWELYPPKGLMRLIPKGMRVPPRPIDDIVAIILVERSTLSQD; encoded by the coding sequence ATGTTAATCTTAGGATTTGATCCGGGACGAGATAAGTGTGGTCTGGCTCTCGTCAATGAAACGGGAACCGTGATGCGGCAGGAAGTGGTTCGTTCGGATCAAGCTCTGCTCACTATTGAACAATGGTACGCTCACGATCCGATTCAGAAAATTGTCCTGGGAAATCAAACCACCTCTAAGGAGTGGCAAGCGACTTTGCAAGCCAAATTTCCTTTGCTTCCTATTTTGAGGGTGGATGAGCGCAATAGTACCTTAGAAGCGCGCGATCGGTACTGGGAATTGTATCCCCCCAAGGGATTAATGCGTCTAATTCCCAAAGGGATGCGCGTCCCTCCCCGCCCCATTGATGATATTGTTGCAATTATATTAGTGGAACGCTCAACTCTTTCTCAAGATTGA